One Methanobacterium sp. DNA window includes the following coding sequences:
- the uvrB gene encoding excinuclease ABC subunit UvrB, with protein sequence MTGFKLVSNYKPLGDQPKAINSIVNGLNQNLKHQTLLGITGSGKTFTMANVINKVQKPTLIISHNKTLAAQLYEEFKEFFPENAVEYFVSYYDYYQPEAYIPHSDTYIDKEASINEEIDQMRHSATQSLLSRDDVIVVSSVSCIYGIGSPEDYGDHLLHIKIGETHEREEILSKLIHIQYERNDIKFTRGKFRVRGDVIEIFPVHGALPVRIELFGDEIDKISYIDHLKGETVKKIDRITIFPAKHFVISNHRMNKALKGIEEELEDRLVILRAQNKLVEAQRLEQRTRFDMEMLEEMGYCPGVENYSLYLSGRKWGSIPHTLINYFPDDFITIIDESHVTVPQIGGMYAGDRARKNSLVDYGFRLPSARENRPLNFEEFESLMNQVIYVSATPAQYELKKSQNLVEQIIRPTGLIDPEVIVKPVKGQVDHLLGEVQRKIKQNHRILVTTLTKKMAEDLTDYYAKIGIKVRYLHSEISTLERIEIIDDLRRGEFDCLVGVNLLREGLDLPEVSLIGILDADKEGFLRSETSLIQTIGRAARNVEGQVILYADEITKSVESAVNITNERRKVQMEYNKQHNITPKTVVRSIKEKEKSEKKLLENIENIPKDEIGLLIKDLRYEMKKAAEKLDFEEAAKIRDQINTLKGVSSQ encoded by the coding sequence ATGACAGGATTTAAGTTAGTTTCAAATTATAAGCCATTAGGGGACCAACCAAAAGCAATAAATTCTATTGTAAATGGACTAAATCAAAATTTAAAGCATCAGACATTGCTGGGCATAACTGGGTCTGGAAAAACATTTACTATGGCTAATGTAATCAATAAGGTGCAAAAGCCAACATTAATCATTTCCCATAATAAGACATTAGCTGCCCAGCTTTACGAAGAATTCAAAGAATTTTTCCCTGAAAATGCAGTAGAATACTTTGTAAGTTATTATGATTATTACCAGCCAGAAGCATATATTCCTCATTCAGATACGTATATTGACAAAGAGGCGAGTATTAATGAGGAAATAGACCAGATGAGGCACTCAGCAACTCAATCTCTACTTTCAAGAGATGATGTAATAGTTGTTTCAAGCGTATCCTGTATATATGGAATTGGATCTCCAGAAGATTACGGAGATCATCTTTTACATATAAAAATAGGCGAAACACATGAAAGAGAAGAAATATTATCCAAATTAATACATATCCAATATGAAAGAAATGATATAAAATTTACTCGGGGAAAATTCAGAGTAAGAGGAGATGTAATAGAGATATTTCCAGTTCACGGAGCATTACCTGTGAGAATAGAACTTTTTGGAGATGAAATAGATAAAATATCATATATAGATCATTTAAAAGGAGAAACAGTTAAAAAAATTGACCGTATAACCATATTTCCAGCAAAGCATTTTGTAATATCTAACCATAGAATGAATAAAGCATTAAAAGGTATTGAAGAAGAATTAGAAGATAGACTTGTTATTTTACGTGCGCAAAACAAATTAGTTGAAGCACAGCGTCTTGAGCAAAGAACACGATTTGATATGGAAATGCTTGAAGAAATGGGATACTGTCCAGGAGTAGAAAACTATTCTCTTTATTTAAGTGGTAGGAAATGGGGAAGCATACCCCACACACTAATAAATTATTTCCCAGATGATTTTATTACAATTATAGATGAATCACACGTTACAGTTCCCCAAATTGGAGGAATGTACGCTGGAGACCGTGCACGTAAAAATTCTCTTGTAGATTATGGATTCAGACTTCCATCAGCTCGAGAAAATCGTCCCCTTAATTTTGAAGAATTTGAAAGCCTAATGAATCAAGTAATATACGTATCTGCAACACCGGCCCAATATGAACTTAAAAAAAGCCAAAATCTTGTAGAGCAAATTATAAGACCAACAGGGCTTATTGATCCAGAAGTAATAGTTAAACCAGTTAAAGGACAAGTAGATCATCTTTTAGGTGAAGTACAAAGGAAAATTAAACAGAATCATAGAATTCTGGTTACTACATTAACCAAAAAGATGGCAGAAGATCTAACAGATTACTATGCTAAAATTGGGATTAAAGTAAGGTATCTCCACTCTGAAATAAGTACATTAGAACGTATTGAGATAATCGATGATTTAAGGCGTGGTGAATTTGACTGTCTTGTAGGTGTAAACCTTTTAAGGGAAGGATTAGACCTTCCAGAGGTTTCTTTAATTGGAATTCTTGATGCAGATAAAGAAGGGTTTCTCAGGTCTGAAACGTCACTTATTCAGACAATAGGAAGGGCAGCAAGAAATGTAGAAGGGCAAGTAATTTTATATGCTGATGAAATCACAAAATCAGTGGAATCAGCTGTTAATATAACAAATGAGAGAAGAAAAGTACAGATGGAATATAATAAACAGCATAATATTACACCTAAAACTGTGGTAAGGTCTATTAAGGAAAAAGAAAAAAGTGAAAAGAAATTATTAGAAAATATTGAAAACATTCCTAAAGATGAAATAGGACTTTTAATTAAAGATTTAAGGTATGAAATGAAAAAAGCAGCAGAAAAGCTTGATTTTGAAGAAGCTGCAAAAATAAGGGATCAAATCAACACTTTAAAAGGGGTTTCCAGTCAATGA